One window of the Thermodesulfomicrobium sp. WS genome contains the following:
- a CDS encoding PAS domain S-box protein, whose translation MISRRLFRILDRHAAWVVTVLVAGALVLALADSWQTKRAARLEEQRRVLEMAYAAAVASFRHAAEEVFLGVFSQPQVLDTLLQANLLEGRGRDLLRGRLYRLMAPHYDQLRHRFASQIQFHLASGESFLRMYRPEYSGEFSQVPRPLVTALLKERRMLEAFEVGRALAGQRYVFPLWRGDTFVGAVEVVVSLPALLQGMRQLMGPGREVGVVVRREQVVEQVLPEEQRSFAPSPLSPDFLLPPQGWNVAGSVWWEAVQTQRENPVLRAAMERGSAAVVESRLRQAIYAVAAIPLQDSRGRTSAYLLEVMQDDVLMALSREFAVLVAVGATGMVVVLVLVWRLHQSRLQLAWERQALVEANEQLQRSEARTRFLSAAAEQSPVAIVVTDTTGTVLFANAACTRMTGYAASELVGHDVFRLHSGYSEENVTAMRAALAQGRPWSGELSYRFEDGTVFWGQVMVSPVRDDTGRVTHFVSVHEDISARKKMEAELRQSVEFQQALLESLPVGIVVVDAATQEVERINGEAERLLGMSAGAIIGHKCSQSICPGAHGQCPVSGEGSFERSFRCPDGTERDLLHSVRRISVHGEEKFLECLVDISERKAAERALADANHKLRVAMERARSLAEAAEAASQAKGRFLAAMSHEIRTPMHAVLGMLHLALQTSLSPKQRDYLEKAQGAAQALLGLLNDILDFSKIEAGKLTLERSSVAVFDVLENVATVVGERLRGKDVELIVAVEPSVPWTLVADGLRLSQILVNLAGNAAKFTEQGEIEIRMRAEPRGDDGWWLRMVVRDTGVGMRPEDLARVLEPFAQADASTARRYGGTGLGLAITAELVRLMGGSIHLESQLGEGTRVHVILQCDRDVADAAIPVPPQLAGGTVVVLDCRPAIRAAVALAVEFLGLRPVAAASAQEAREALSEPAAAVVACAEISASEAQAAAALLRPGGRFVALVSSGQDAPLWPQVAVDAVLERPVLPPRLLSALLGEAAAPRPQAAGAWRAQGTVLVAEDNPLNQQIIQGILEGAGLSVQVVDTGTAAVEAALQRPFDVVLMDVEMPDMDGLEATRRIHARAPHLPVVAMTAYALAEERQRMQAAGMVDHVSKPVNIAHLFEVLGRFVPVQRQERPEEVTPAQPTGLAFLRSRPGWKVDEAVERMGGDTEAYVRLLGDMVEAYRDLDTEVRALVERGELDAARAKVHALRGIAGNAGAAALYAAASKVEEDLRSGSWNADVDESLRQALATFVHEVRCALGEKEGAAAAPCASACGVRDPAQALEQLAVAVEARRPRPARQLWEQLRGCFRPEAEAVIPEMDRCLAEYAFDRARELVDQLRNMVMQHEESGHGAADHPGRG comes from the coding sequence GTGATCTCCCGGCGGCTCTTTCGGATACTGGACCGCCATGCGGCCTGGGTCGTCACGGTGCTCGTTGCCGGCGCCTTGGTGCTGGCGCTTGCGGATTCGTGGCAGACCAAGCGCGCGGCACGCCTCGAGGAGCAGCGTCGGGTGCTCGAGATGGCCTACGCCGCTGCAGTGGCCTCTTTTCGCCATGCCGCCGAGGAGGTCTTTTTGGGGGTGTTCTCGCAGCCGCAAGTCCTCGATACGCTGCTGCAAGCCAATCTCTTGGAGGGCCGGGGCCGGGACCTGCTCCGCGGCAGGCTCTACCGGCTCATGGCGCCCCATTACGACCAGCTGCGGCACCGCTTTGCCAGCCAAATCCAATTCCACCTGGCCTCGGGCGAATCGTTTCTGCGTATGTATCGTCCGGAATATTCTGGAGAATTCTCGCAGGTGCCGCGTCCGCTCGTCACCGCACTGCTCAAGGAACGCCGCATGCTGGAGGCCTTTGAAGTCGGCCGGGCCTTGGCGGGGCAGCGCTACGTCTTCCCCCTGTGGCGAGGAGATACCTTCGTGGGAGCGGTGGAGGTGGTGGTGTCCCTCCCTGCGCTCTTGCAGGGCATGCGCCAGTTGATGGGGCCGGGCCGGGAAGTGGGCGTGGTGGTGCGGCGAGAGCAGGTCGTGGAGCAGGTGTTGCCTGAAGAGCAGCGGAGTTTTGCTCCGTCTCCGCTATCGCCGGATTTTCTTTTGCCGCCGCAAGGCTGGAATGTCGCCGGCTCGGTGTGGTGGGAGGCGGTGCAGACCCAAAGGGAAAACCCCGTGCTGCGTGCGGCCATGGAGCGCGGGAGCGCGGCAGTGGTGGAGAGTCGATTGCGGCAAGCCATCTATGCGGTGGCGGCGATCCCCTTGCAAGATTCCCGTGGTCGGACCTCGGCGTATCTGCTCGAGGTCATGCAGGACGATGTGCTCATGGCCTTGTCCCGGGAATTTGCCGTGCTCGTGGCGGTGGGGGCGACCGGCATGGTGGTGGTGCTCGTTTTGGTGTGGCGTCTGCATCAGAGCCGTTTGCAATTGGCTTGGGAGCGTCAGGCCCTGGTGGAGGCCAACGAGCAACTGCAGCGCAGCGAAGCCCGCACGCGCTTTCTCTCTGCCGCTGCGGAGCAGAGTCCTGTGGCCATCGTGGTGACGGATACCACGGGGACGGTGCTCTTTGCCAATGCCGCATGCACGCGGATGACCGGGTATGCCGCCTCCGAGCTCGTGGGCCACGACGTCTTTCGCCTGCATTCCGGCTATAGTGAAGAAAATGTCACCGCCATGCGTGCGGCCTTGGCCCAAGGCCGTCCCTGGAGCGGCGAACTCTCCTACCGTTTCGAGGACGGTACGGTATTCTGGGGGCAGGTGATGGTCAGCCCGGTGCGGGACGATACCGGGCGCGTGACCCATTTCGTCTCCGTGCACGAGGATATCTCGGCGCGCAAAAAGATGGAGGCGGAGCTGCGGCAATCGGTGGAGTTCCAGCAGGCCTTGCTGGAAAGTCTGCCGGTGGGGATTGTGGTGGTGGATGCGGCCACGCAGGAGGTGGAACGGATCAATGGCGAAGCCGAGCGGCTTTTGGGGATGTCGGCGGGCGCCATCATTGGGCACAAGTGTTCCCAGTCCATTTGCCCTGGGGCCCATGGCCAGTGCCCGGTCTCGGGCGAGGGGAGCTTTGAGCGCTCTTTTCGTTGTCCTGATGGAACAGAGCGCGACCTGCTCCATTCCGTGCGGCGGATTTCGGTGCATGGCGAAGAGAAGTTCCTGGAATGCCTCGTGGATATTTCCGAGCGGAAAGCTGCGGAACGCGCCTTGGCCGATGCCAACCACAAGCTGCGTGTGGCCATGGAGCGGGCACGCTCCCTGGCCGAGGCCGCCGAGGCCGCCAGTCAGGCCAAGGGCCGGTTCCTTGCGGCCATGAGCCACGAAATCCGCACCCCCATGCATGCGGTCTTGGGTATGCTCCACTTGGCCCTGCAGACCTCCCTTTCGCCCAAGCAGCGCGACTATCTGGAAAAGGCCCAAGGGGCAGCCCAGGCCCTCTTGGGATTACTCAATGACATCTTGGACTTCTCCAAGATCGAGGCCGGCAAGCTCACCTTGGAGCGCAGCAGTGTGGCGGTCTTCGATGTGCTTGAAAACGTGGCTACCGTGGTGGGCGAGCGGCTGCGCGGCAAAGACGTGGAACTCATCGTGGCCGTGGAGCCATCGGTGCCATGGACGCTTGTGGCCGACGGCCTGCGGCTCTCCCAGATCCTCGTCAACCTGGCGGGCAATGCCGCCAAGTTCACCGAGCAGGGAGAAATCGAGATCCGTATGCGCGCTGAGCCTCGCGGCGACGACGGCTGGTGGCTGCGCATGGTGGTGCGCGATACAGGGGTGGGCATGCGGCCGGAAGACCTTGCTCGCGTGCTGGAGCCTTTCGCGCAGGCGGATGCGTCCACGGCCCGGCGCTATGGGGGCACGGGGTTGGGCCTGGCCATCACCGCGGAGCTGGTGCGGCTCATGGGCGGTTCCATCCATTTGGAGAGCCAATTGGGCGAAGGCACACGCGTGCATGTGATCCTCCAATGCGATCGGGACGTGGCGGATGCGGCCATCCCCGTGCCGCCGCAGCTGGCTGGCGGCACCGTGGTGGTGCTGGATTGCCGGCCCGCGATCCGGGCCGCTGTGGCCTTGGCGGTGGAGTTCCTCGGCTTGCGGCCGGTGGCGGCGGCTTCGGCCCAGGAGGCCCGAGAGGCGCTGTCCGAGCCGGCCGCGGCGGTGGTGGCCTGCGCCGAGATTTCCGCCTCCGAGGCCCAGGCTGCAGCAGCTCTTTTGCGGCCTGGGGGGCGGTTTGTGGCGCTGGTCTCTTCCGGGCAGGACGCCCCCCTATGGCCGCAGGTGGCGGTGGACGCGGTCCTGGAGCGGCCGGTGCTGCCTCCACGTCTTCTGTCCGCCCTGTTGGGGGAGGCGGCCGCGCCGCGTCCGCAGGCGGCAGGCGCCTGGCGGGCGCAGGGGACTGTCTTGGTGGCGGAGGATAACCCCCTCAACCAGCAGATCATTCAAGGGATTTTGGAGGGGGCGGGGCTTTCGGTCCAGGTGGTGGATACCGGTACTGCAGCGGTGGAAGCCGCGCTGCAGCGGCCTTTCGATGTGGTCCTCATGGACGTGGAGATGCCGGACATGGACGGCCTGGAGGCCACCCGCCGCATTCACGCCCGCGCTCCCCACCTGCCGGTGGTGGCCATGACCGCCTACGCCTTGGCGGAAGAACGGCAGCGCATGCAGGCGGCCGGCATGGTGGACCATGTGTCCAAACCGGTGAATATCGCCCATCTCTTCGAAGTCCTTGGGCGTTTCGTGCCGGTGCAGCGGCAGGAGCGCCCGGAGGAGGTCACGCCGGCCCAACCCACGGGGCTTGCCTTTTTGCGTTCCCGTCCTGGATGGAAGGTGGACGAGGCCGTGGAGCGCATGGGCGGCGACACCGAGGCGTATGTGCGTCTGCTGGGGGACATGGTGGAGGCGTACCGCGATCTGGATACGGAAGTCCGTGCGCTCGTGGAGCGGGGGGAACTTGATGCCGCCCGCGCCAAGGTCCACGCCCTGCGGGGGATTGCCGGAAACGCCGGGGCTGCGGCCCTGTATGCCGCGGCCAGCAAGGTGGAAGAGGACTTGCGTTCTGGGAGTTGGAATGCCGATGTGGACGAGTCGTTGCGTCAGGCCCTGGCCACTTTTGTCCATGAGGTGCGCTGTGCCTTGGGCGAAAAAGAAGGCGCTGCGGCGGCTCCCTGCGCTTCGGCGTGTGGGGTGCGCGATCCGGCGCAGGCTTTGGAGCAATTGGCGGTGGCCGTGGAAGCGCGTCGGCCCAGGCCTGCCCGTCAGCTCTGGGAGCAGCTTCGGGGCTGTTTCCGCCCTGAAGCTGAGGCGGTGATCCCGGAGATGGATCGGTGCCTTGCGGAATATGCCTTTGACAGGGCACGGGAATTGGTGGACCAGTTGCGGAACATGGTGATGCAACACGAGGAGAGCGGGCATGGAGCAGCAGACCATCCTGGCCGTGGATGA
- a CDS encoding PhnD/SsuA/transferrin family substrate-binding protein gives MRRICFLLVLLLGLGVGVRAEELRFAPLPMESREVLETQFRPMVEDMSRALGIAVTMVYVADYGELVEQFRLGHIDLAYLGPLPYVELRATFPGAEPLGIFREASGEPFYTCALVSMLDEVPRLSDLRDRRVALTQPLSTCGFLVTDLLLRRHGSNLAQNQFFYAGTHPDALMAVVRGTAHLAGAKTAIVRKFMKLGLQIRAESEPLPGFALVANAVTVSAQKRQALVRFLEQADAQAREGRLAWGEKVGFGVVPAKDSDFDAVRRLKEEVKAIPWEGL, from the coding sequence GTGCGCCGAATATGCTTCCTCCTTGTGCTGCTCCTCGGTTTGGGCGTTGGCGTCCGAGCCGAGGAGTTGCGTTTTGCGCCGCTGCCCATGGAGTCTCGGGAGGTGCTGGAAACGCAATTCCGCCCGATGGTGGAGGACATGTCCCGCGCCTTGGGCATTGCGGTAACGATGGTGTATGTGGCCGATTACGGTGAGCTTGTGGAGCAATTCCGCTTGGGCCACATCGATCTCGCCTACTTGGGGCCGCTGCCGTATGTGGAGCTTCGCGCCACCTTCCCTGGGGCCGAGCCCTTGGGGATCTTTCGGGAGGCTTCGGGGGAGCCTTTCTATACCTGCGCCTTGGTGAGCATGCTGGATGAAGTCCCGCGGCTTTCCGATCTGCGGGATCGGCGCGTCGCCCTGACCCAGCCGCTGTCCACCTGCGGGTTTCTGGTGACGGACCTCCTCCTTCGCCGCCACGGATCCAACCTTGCGCAAAACCAGTTTTTTTACGCGGGCACGCATCCGGACGCCCTCATGGCCGTGGTGCGGGGAACGGCCCATCTCGCGGGCGCCAAGACGGCCATTGTCCGTAAATTCATGAAGCTTGGTTTGCAAATTCGCGCAGAGTCCGAGCCGTTGCCCGGATTTGCCCTGGTGGCCAACGCCGTTACGGTCTCGGCGCAAAAGCGCCAGGCGCTGGTGCGCTTTCTGGAGCAGGCCGATGCCCAGGCCCGGGAAGGTCGCCTTGCTTGGGGAGAAAAAGTGGGCTTTGGGGTCGTTCCTGCCAAGGATAGTGATTTCGATGCGGTGCGCCGCCTCAAGGAAGAAGTGAAGGCCATCCCCTGGGAGGGGTTGTGA
- the argB gene encoding acetylglutamate kinase gives MEFVDAATKASILVEALPYIRHFSGKTVVIKYGGHAMKDAALRQSFAESVVLLRYIGVHPVIVHGGGPQIGQMLARLGIESEFRQGLRVTDAATMDVVEMVLVGKVNKEIVNLINLAGGRAVGLSGKDGRLIRAQKLEMAVERADAPPEIIDLGKVGEVVGVEASLLRSLLEGGFIPVVAPVGVDDAGETYNINADAVAAAVAVAMGAKKLILLTDVAGVLDLRGELISSMTRREAVTALGDGTASGGMIPKLKCCLEALEFGVEKAHIVDGRVPNVVLLEMFTQAGVGTEITSD, from the coding sequence GTGGAATTCGTGGACGCAGCGACCAAAGCATCGATTTTGGTGGAAGCCCTGCCCTATATCCGGCATTTTTCGGGCAAGACCGTGGTCATCAAATATGGCGGCCATGCCATGAAGGACGCCGCGTTGCGGCAAAGTTTTGCAGAGTCGGTGGTGCTTTTGCGCTATATTGGCGTGCACCCGGTGATCGTGCACGGCGGCGGGCCGCAGATCGGCCAAATGCTTGCGCGGCTGGGGATTGAGAGTGAGTTTCGCCAAGGGCTGCGGGTGACGGATGCCGCCACCATGGATGTGGTGGAGATGGTGCTCGTGGGCAAGGTCAACAAGGAGATCGTCAACCTCATCAATTTGGCCGGTGGCCGCGCCGTGGGGCTGTCGGGCAAGGATGGCCGCCTCATCCGGGCGCAAAAGCTGGAAATGGCCGTGGAGCGTGCCGACGCCCCGCCGGAGATCATCGACCTCGGCAAGGTGGGGGAAGTGGTGGGCGTCGAGGCGAGTTTGCTGCGTTCCCTCTTGGAGGGCGGATTCATCCCGGTGGTGGCGCCGGTGGGCGTCGACGACGCTGGCGAGACCTACAATATCAACGCCGACGCCGTGGCCGCGGCGGTGGCGGTGGCCATGGGGGCCAAGAAGCTCATCCTGCTGACGGACGTGGCCGGTGTGCTCGATCTGCGCGGGGAACTCATCTCGTCCATGACCCGGCGAGAGGCCGTGACCGCCCTGGGCGACGGCACGGCGTCCGGCGGCATGATCCCCAAGCTCAAGTGTTGCCTGGAGGCCCTGGAATTTGGGGTGGAAAAGGCGCACATCGTCGATGGCCGGGTGCCCAACGTGGTGCTTCTCGAGATGTTCACCCAGGCTGGAGTGGGCACGGAAATTACCTCGGATTAG